A part of Hippea maritima DSM 10411 genomic DNA contains:
- a CDS encoding PA14 domain-containing protein, with the protein MAVIVRVLVVLFIFYSSTVAFSGGLSDVFKQFDEIEKNVNQIKHSLKGEPENGQQNAVQSQANEVREFSGEVVVPDSNRTWYFKMDKFSAAACSRIYYSVNDGNPHFLVEYAGQPDVGAAMPIKGLKKGDRIVFLVKTSYYGWHGPVYSTDRRFFIAEKYNDRKYYFKFEDAARADARYNDGAFYFFEEGQMPVNHFIRILSYDVYKQGNKYLFRGKIKLNVAGNVDSQILIKDNHWHTTDVIKLNFYNNGRDIHSFSFSIPKTDFPKPAYTSILKVSYNGEKDLRVRMVKPCVDKLPEQINPFGTIKKDPFVFVGRIYYLRKNTTKLPNFSKLRPRGIIYTPTLNVTPRSFDSGFPGITSRYEWFAIRYTSELFLKEPKLLRFALLSDDGSKLIIDNKVVINNDGIHPPRKKYGSVYLESGLHKIEVQYFQGPRYQVALVLYVIENGKERVLDISRFAPVVSVNNGFGIRRGVLFEEYSDRLKPEGIKVLMKIKKLIGEKYKSINIYGRDDELSKDRIKSIVNMLVGFGIDPSRIRKYYGLGDSSFSIKIVVN; encoded by the coding sequence ATGGCAGTAATAGTTAGGGTTTTAGTTGTTTTATTTATCTTTTATAGTTCCACTGTAGCTTTTAGTGGAGGTTTATCCGATGTATTTAAGCAATTTGATGAGATTGAGAAGAATGTAAACCAGATAAAGCATTCACTAAAAGGTGAACCTGAAAATGGGCAACAAAATGCAGTTCAGTCCCAAGCTAATGAGGTTAGGGAATTTAGTGGAGAGGTTGTTGTACCCGACTCAAATAGAACTTGGTATTTTAAGATGGATAAGTTTAGCGCAGCAGCATGTAGCAGGATATACTATTCTGTTAATGATGGCAATCCGCATTTTTTAGTTGAATATGCTGGACAACCAGATGTTGGCGCAGCTATGCCTATAAAAGGACTAAAGAAAGGCGATAGGATAGTTTTTTTGGTTAAAACATCTTATTACGGCTGGCATGGACCTGTCTATTCAACAGACAGGAGATTTTTTATAGCGGAGAAATACAATGATAGAAAATACTACTTCAAGTTTGAAGATGCAGCCAGGGCTGATGCAAGGTATAACGATGGAGCTTTCTATTTCTTTGAAGAAGGGCAAATGCCGGTTAACCATTTTATTAGAATCTTAAGTTATGATGTTTACAAGCAAGGTAATAAATATCTGTTTAGAGGAAAAATAAAACTAAACGTTGCTGGTAATGTAGATTCACAGATTTTAATAAAGGATAATCATTGGCACACGACGGATGTTATTAAACTAAATTTTTATAACAACGGCAGGGATATTCATTCTTTTTCGTTTTCTATACCCAAGACCGATTTTCCAAAGCCGGCTTATACCTCTATCTTAAAAGTTTCTTATAATGGAGAGAAGGACTTAAGGGTTAGAATGGTAAAGCCTTGTGTTGATAAACTTCCTGAGCAAATTAATCCATTTGGTACAATAAAAAAGGACCCATTTGTTTTTGTAGGTAGGATTTACTATTTGAGAAAAAACACAACCAAACTTCCTAACTTTAGTAAACTAAGGCCAAGGGGAATAATTTATACTCCAACCTTGAATGTAACCCCAAGAAGTTTTGATTCTGGCTTTCCTGGCATAACATCCAGATATGAATGGTTTGCCATAAGGTATACATCTGAGTTATTCTTAAAAGAACCTAAGCTTTTAAGATTTGCACTACTTAGTGATGATGGTTCAAAGCTTATTATAGATAACAAGGTTGTTATAAATAACGACGGTATCCATCCACCCAGAAAGAAGTATGGAAGTGTTTATTTGGAGAGTGGGCTTCACAAAATCGAGGTTCAATACTTTCAAGGTCCCAGGTATCAAGTGGCCCTTGTTCTCTATGTAATAGAAAATGGCAAGGAGAGAGTATTAGATATAAGTAGGTTTGCACCTGTTGTGTCTGTCAATAATGGTTTTGGGATAAGAAGGGGTGTTTTATTTGAAGAATATAGCGATAGGCTAAAGCCAGAAGGAATAAAGGTGTTAATGAAAATAAAAAAGCTCATAGGCGAAAAGTATAAATCCATTAACATATACGGCAGGGATGATGAATTATCTAAAGATAGAATTAAATCTATTGTTAATATGTTGGTTGGATTTGGTATTGACCCCTCGAGAATTAGAAAATATTACGGATTAGGAGATAGTAGCTTTTCTATAAAAATAGTTGTTAATTAA
- a CDS encoding nickel-dependent hydrogenase large subunit — protein sequence MAEKKHVVIDPITRIEGHLRIEIDVKDGKIENSWSSGTLWRGIEPILQGRDIRDAGLLVQRICGVCTWAHYEANTMSAEVALGIRPPTNARLVRNMINASQFMHDHIVHFYALHSLDWADVAGALKADPVRANELAHQFSKQPYNASVEHYKEVIEKLKKFVASGQLGPFSGAYLGNKLYKLPPEGDLIVISHYLDALYVQVILAQMMAIYGAKNPHPQSLVVGGITSVMDMLDARRLGQYTSKLAEVGNFIQHAYLPDIDLITHFYKDEFSEGWGCGSYNFLSYGGFPETNDWKAEYRYLPQGVIYDRDLSRVEKVDERHITESVVHSWYKGPNKGVYPGEEDTIPEYTGLNDDGTLKKDGKYSWIKAPRYKGKMMEVGPLSRMLVGYALNHNNIRELVDAYLSKHNAEPRQMFSTVGRTAARAIETFYIWYGAHKWADDLVANLKQGDERTWTRFEYPEEETNTSVALYEAPRGSLAHFVRIKGKKVTHYQVVVPSTWNASPRDEKGQRGAYEESLIGLPVPDTEEPLEVLRTIHSFDPCLACAVHITDVDSGKIKKFKVEV from the coding sequence ATGGCTGAGAAAAAACATGTGGTAATAGATCCTATAACAAGAATTGAGGGTCATTTAAGGATAGAGATAGATGTAAAAGATGGGAAGATTGAGAATTCTTGGAGTAGTGGAACACTTTGGAGAGGTATTGAGCCTATATTGCAGGGAAGGGACATAAGAGACGCAGGTCTTTTAGTTCAAAGGATTTGTGGTGTCTGCACATGGGCACATTATGAAGCAAACACAATGAGTGCCGAGGTAGCTTTGGGTATAAGACCACCCACAAATGCAAGGCTTGTCAGGAATATGATAAATGCAAGCCAGTTTATGCATGACCATATTGTCCATTTCTATGCTCTTCATTCTTTGGATTGGGCTGATGTTGCTGGAGCTTTGAAAGCCGATCCAGTTAGAGCAAACGAGCTTGCCCATCAGTTTTCCAAACAGCCTTACAATGCATCCGTTGAGCATTACAAAGAGGTTATAGAAAAACTAAAGAAATTTGTGGCAAGCGGCCAGTTAGGGCCATTCTCTGGGGCCTATTTGGGTAATAAGCTTTACAAACTACCACCAGAGGGCGATTTGATAGTTATATCTCACTATCTGGATGCCCTTTATGTTCAGGTAATATTGGCCCAGATGATGGCAATATATGGTGCTAAAAATCCCCACCCTCAAAGTCTTGTGGTTGGCGGGATTACAAGTGTTATGGATATGCTTGATGCAAGAAGATTGGGTCAATATACCTCTAAGCTTGCCGAGGTTGGAAACTTTATTCAGCATGCATATTTGCCAGATATAGATTTAATTACACACTTCTATAAAGATGAATTCTCAGAAGGATGGGGTTGTGGCTCATATAATTTCTTAAGTTATGGCGGTTTCCCTGAAACAAACGATTGGAAAGCTGAATATAGATACCTACCACAGGGTGTGATATATGATAGAGATTTAAGCAGGGTTGAAAAGGTTGATGAAAGGCACATAACCGAAAGTGTAGTTCATTCGTGGTATAAAGGCCCTAATAAAGGTGTGTATCCAGGAGAGGAGGATACTATACCAGAATACACAGGTCTAAACGATGATGGCACTCTAAAAAAAGATGGTAAATATAGCTGGATAAAGGCCCCGAGATATAAAGGAAAGATGATGGAGGTTGGACCTCTTTCAAGAATGCTTGTTGGATATGCCTTAAACCATAACAACATCAGGGAGCTTGTTGATGCGTATTTATCAAAGCATAACGCCGAGCCAAGACAGATGTTTTCAACTGTAGGTAGGACTGCAGCAAGAGCTATTGAAACATTTTATATTTGGTACGGTGCACATAAATGGGCGGATGATTTAGTTGCGAACCTTAAACAGGGTGATGAGAGGACATGGACAAGATTTGAGTACCCAGAAGAAGAAACCAATACATCTGTGGCCCTCTATGAAGCTCCTAGGGGTTCCTTGGCTCATTTTGTTAGGATAAAAGGTAAGAAGGTTACACATTATCAGGTTGTTGTTCCATCAACGTGGAATGCATCTCCTAGAGATGAGAAAGGTCAAAGAGGGGCCTATGAGGAATCCTTGATAGGATTACCCGTTCCCGATACAGAGGAGCCTTTGGAGGTATTAAGAACTATCCATTCATTTGATCCTTGTCTTGCCTGCGCCGTTCATATAACAGATGTTGATAGTGGCAAGATTAAGAAGTTTAAAGTAGAGGTTTAA
- a CDS encoding hydrogenase small subunit, with product MTSSKDLQGYYESLLKEVDEKLNDLYSKETEEEFNQKLKENGFSRRDFLKWASFLTATLMLPPAFESRIAKAAAIKERTPIIWLHMAECTGCSESFLRTREPDIATLIFEQVSLTYHDTLMMASGERVEKHLDEAIQRYKGKYICIIEGAIPTKDGGIYLRVGSKGETGLERAKRVTKDAKVNLAFGTCAAFGGVQAAHPNPTGAKGVHDALGIEIVNVPGCPPNSVNMVGTLLHILLFDKIPPLDLLYRPLWAYGSRIHDYCERRAHFDAGEFVEEWGDEGAKKGWCLYKMGCKGPLTYNNCSRYRFNQGTNWPIGAGHGCIGCSEPNFWDTMAPFEEPNDESGIRIPASKGVEAASDEIGSFLAGATAAAVGIHAAGSIIRAKASKTSQKESE from the coding sequence TTGACTAGTAGTAAAGACCTGCAGGGTTATTATGAGTCATTACTTAAAGAGGTTGATGAGAAGTTGAACGACCTCTATAGCAAGGAGACAGAGGAGGAGTTTAATCAAAAACTCAAGGAAAATGGTTTCTCAAGGAGAGATTTCCTAAAATGGGCCTCCTTTTTAACTGCTACTCTTATGTTGCCACCCGCTTTTGAATCAAGAATTGCAAAAGCTGCAGCAATCAAAGAAAGGACGCCTATTATATGGTTGCATATGGCAGAATGCACAGGGTGTTCTGAGAGCTTCTTAAGGACGCGCGAGCCCGACATAGCAACGTTGATATTCGAACAGGTTTCACTAACTTATCACGATACGCTTATGATGGCATCAGGTGAAAGGGTTGAGAAACACTTGGATGAGGCTATTCAAAGATATAAAGGTAAATACATTTGCATAATAGAGGGTGCCATACCTACCAAGGATGGCGGTATATATTTACGCGTTGGTTCTAAGGGTGAGACAGGTCTTGAAAGAGCAAAAAGGGTTACAAAGGATGCCAAAGTTAACTTGGCTTTTGGTACATGTGCTGCTTTTGGTGGAGTCCAGGCTGCCCATCCAAACCCTACCGGGGCAAAGGGCGTTCATGATGCATTAGGAATAGAGATTGTAAATGTGCCCGGATGTCCTCCAAATAGTGTAAACATGGTAGGAACTCTTCTTCACATACTTCTGTTTGATAAAATTCCACCCCTTGATTTGCTTTATAGGCCTCTTTGGGCTTATGGTTCAAGGATACATGATTATTGCGAAAGAAGAGCTCATTTTGATGCTGGTGAGTTTGTTGAGGAGTGGGGTGATGAGGGAGCAAAGAAAGGTTGGTGCTTATATAAAATGGGCTGCAAGGGCCCTCTTACATACAACAACTGCTCAAGGTATAGATTTAACCAAGGGACGAACTGGCCAATTGGAGCAGGGCATGGCTGTATAGGTTGTTCTGAGCCCAATTTCTGGGATACTATGGCTCCATTTGAAGAGCCTAATGATGAGTCAGGCATTAGAATACCAGCAAGCAAAGGTGTTGAGGCAGCAAGCGATGAGATAGGTTCATTCTTAGCTGGTGCAACGGCAGCAGCAGTTGGCATCCATGCTGCTGGCAGCATAATTAGGGCTAAAGCTTCAAAAACATCTCAGAAGGAGAGTGAATAA
- the cybH gene encoding Ni/Fe-hydrogenase, b-type cytochrome subunit has translation MCLKKKYEWTVGIRVLHWLTFLSIGVLVFTGFYIANPFWFTHTPGTKEAYDTFSMANVRFIHFVAAYIFIFAIILRLYYAFFSRFDADWKEFMFRWLNIGEWISTLKNYLTFKPYGVEGLKSKYNPVQSLAYFAFILASVLQIITGIVLYTMNDNSIRGVAFVQKLLFPVVQLFGGYPNIRIAHHLLMWFFIIFVIAHVYMVIAHDIGEKNGSLSSMFTGYKCEDE, from the coding sequence ATGTGTCTTAAGAAAAAGTATGAATGGACGGTCGGCATAAGGGTTTTGCACTGGTTGACCTTTTTATCAATAGGTGTACTTGTTTTTACCGGTTTTTACATAGCAAATCCCTTCTGGTTTACTCATACCCCTGGCACAAAAGAGGCCTATGATACATTTTCGATGGCCAACGTTAGGTTTATTCACTTTGTGGCCGCCTACATCTTTATCTTTGCCATTATTCTCAGGTTGTATTATGCGTTCTTCTCTCGCTTTGATGCCGATTGGAAAGAATTTATGTTTAGATGGCTCAATATAGGCGAGTGGATTAGTACCTTAAAGAATTATTTGACATTTAAGCCATACGGCGTTGAGGGATTAAAGAGTAAATATAATCCGGTTCAATCATTGGCTTATTTTGCCTTTATTTTGGCCTCAGTTTTACAAATCATAACGGGTATTGTGCTATATACGATGAACGATAACTCTATAAGAGGTGTTGCTTTTGTTCAGAAGCTACTATTTCCTGTTGTTCAGCTGTTTGGGGGTTATCCTAATATACGCATAGCCCATCATCTACTTATGTGGTTTTTCATTATCTTTGTTATAGCCCATGTTTATATGGTTATAGCGCACGATATAGGCGAGAAAAACGGCTCGCTTTCTTCGATGTTTACAGGTTATAAGT